CAGCGATGTGCTCGTCGTCGTGCCCGAGCTGACGTCCCGTCCCGTCGTGGCCGAACTCGGCCTGCTGACGCTGCCCCTCCCCTTCGACACGGCACCGGCCCCACTCGTACTGGCGTGGCACCAGCGCTACGACGACGACCGGGCCCACACCTGGCTACGGGACCAGGTGCGCACGGCACTCCGGAGCGTCGCGGACGAGCACGGAGACGGGGACGAGCACGGGGACGGGCAGGCGGTCGGGCGCGCGGAACCGGCGGTCGCGCCCTGACCGGCCCTTCGCGTCAAACTGCGCCTCGTCGCGGGCCCCGGACGAGCAGGCCGTCGATCGCCGTCGGGCCGCCCAGCTCGACGGCCGCGTCGACCTGACCGCCTCGAAAGCGATCGCCATTGCCTGGCCACGCCGGGCGTCCGTCCCCTGTGAGCGATCCTGCCGGCCGCCCCTTAATGAACCACCAGTTGAACGATGGCCACGGTGCCGACCGTCACGATGAGGGCGCGCAGGACTGTGGGGCTGAGGCGTCCGCCCACTTTGGCTCCGATCTGGCCGCCCAGGGCGGAGCCAACCGCGATGAGGGCGACGGCCGTCCAGTCGAAGTCCGCGACGAAGAGGAAGAAGAGCGCGGCGACGGCGTTGACCACAGCGACGAGGACGTTCTTGAGGGCGTTGAGACGTTGCAGTGTCTCGTCGAGGAGTATGCCCATCCAGGACACGTAGAGGATTCCCTGGGCGGCTGAGAAGTAGCCGCCGTAGACACTGGCGAGCGTCAGTCCGGCGAACAGCAGCGGGCCGCCGTCAGGGCGCACAGGGCTGTCGGCCGACGCGCGGCGACGCCGCACCTTCTCTTTGATGGCGGGCTGGAGGACGACCAGGACAAGGGCCAGGCCCACCAGAACCGGCACGATGCGCTCGAACGCCGTGGCGGGGAGGACCAGCAGGAGCGTGGCGCCGGTGAGGCCGCCGAGCAGGGCGCCGACGCTCAGTTTCAGGATGCGCCGGGCTTGGCCCTCGAGCTCCTTTCGGTAGCCGATGGCGCCACTGATGGAACCCGGGATCAGGCCGAGCGCGTTGGAGACCGTCGCGGTGACGGGCGGCAGGCCGGTCGCGAGCAGAACGGGAAAGGTGACCAGTGTCCCGGAGCCGACAACGGTGTTGATCGTGCCCGCGCCGATGCCCGCCACGAAGACGGCGAGCATCTCCCACGCCGTCATGCCTGGCCCTCATTCCGAGGACCGGAGACCACGCCCGGCCGGACGGCGCTCCGCGACGGCCTCGGCTCCCCGCGCACCACGGCTGACGCGGCACTGGGTGCCGCCTCGGAAACGGCGGGCAGCCAGAGGGGCCATCCCCCGCGGAAACCCGTGCCCGGGTGACGGTCGTTGCGCGGCGATATCCACATCCAGCAGACACTAGACCAGCAACACTTCGGCACTCGGCGCAATATCCCGGGACCTCGGCCGGGCAACCTCGGCGGCCTTCGGGGTAACCCGTGGCGCTTGGTCGTGACTCCGGCGTGTACGGCGGCCAAGAGCCGCCGCACCGCCGCGAGTTCGGGCTCCGAGAGGTCCTCGACGGCGCCGACGACGTCTTCGATGAGCGGGCCGAAGAACGACCGGCCCAGGGCGACGGCCCGCTCGTCCACGCTGGTGGTCCTCGCGGGGGCGAGCCGCGTCCACGACGCGGAGCGGGTCGCGGCGGCGGCGCGGCGGCGGCTGCCGGACGTGGAGACGGCGGTGCTCCCCGGCGTGACGCACCACGGGATGCCGTACGCCGGCGCCGAGGAGTTGAACAAACTGGTCACCGCCTTCTGCGACCCGCGTTGGCCGGGGCGGCCTTCCACCCGCCCGTGGCCCGGGTCAGACGTCGATGGTCGCCAAGCGGCGGCCGTCGAGAGTGCGGACCTCCAAGCGGGCGAGATCGGAGCGGGAGAACGCCGCGCCGCCGTGGGTGTAGAGCGGCTCGTCCCACTTGGTGCCCTTGATGCCGTAGCCGTGCCGCGGTACGGCCCAGGTGGTGACGGTCTGCTTCTTGCCGTTCTCACCGACAGCGATCAGCTCGCACTCCAGCGGACCTCGTAAATCCCCGAGCTTGAGCGCGACATGGGTGCCCCAGGGCTTCTTCTCCAGCGAGACGGTGGCCCGGATCTTCGTACTCGCGTCGACCGTGCCGATCTTCTCGCCGTGCTCGTACATCTGCCGGGCGGGGCTCGCGAAGTGCTGGGACCGGCTGTCGCCGTCGTCGCCGCTCACCGCGAGGACGGCCAACGGCCCTCCGACGATCAGCGCGAACACGGCCGCGACCAGCCACAGGCGGCGCGTACCGCGTCTGCGTCGCTCGGCGTCGGCTTCGGCCGCCGTACTGGCCAGCAGCCGGTCCAGCAGCTCGGGCGGCGGGCCATCCGGTGTCGGAGGAGGTCCGCCGTGCCACGCGTGCTCGGCGAGGAACGGGGTGAGCGCCGTCACGGATTCCAGTTCGACGGCGCACCGGTCGCATCCGGCGAGATGCTCCTCGAACAGCTCGGCATCGGCCGCGTCGAGGACGCCGAGCGCGTAGGCGGCCACGTCGGTGTGCTGAACGGGCTCGGCCGCGGAACCGGGCGAGTTCTGCGTGGTCATGGTGTCACCCCCCTTTCCTCCAGCGAGAGCTTCAGCGCTCGCAGCGCGTAGTACACACGTGATCGGACCGTCCCTGGAGGTATACGTAAAACCCCCGCCGCCTCGTTCACCGTTCGGCCTTTGAAATACGTCTCGATCAGTGCCTCCCGGTGCGAACTGCTCAAGTCGGTCATGGCGTCGGAGATCGTCATCATGCGTAACGTACGGTCGATCTCGTCGGGCGCGGGCAACTCCTCCAGCGGCGCCGGGTCCACCTCGCGGGGTCTGGACTGCTGCACCCGGTGCCCGTCGATGACGATGCGCCGCGCGACCGTGACCAGCCAGGGGCGCACCGATCCCGTCGCCCGGCCGAGCTGCTCGGAATTGCGCCAGGCACGCAGCAGCGTCTCCTGGACGACGTCCTCGGCCCGGTGTCTGTCGCCTGCCACGAGCCGGAGCACGAAGGCGAGCAGCGGTCCTGCGTGTTCGTCATAGAGCGCCCTCATGAGGGCGTCGTTCGGCGAGGTGCTGTCGGCGGCCACGACGGCATCGTCGCGCAACGGAATACCTCCGGTCGAGGGCTGCTTCGGTCGTTGTTTCCTCGGTCTCCTCGGGACGTTGTCCCAATGTCTTCTCAGGCGCGATACGGACGCGAAGGCCTGTCCGTTCAACAGAACCCGTGTGAGACAGCGCTCATTTCCCGATTGAGTGCTCCGCCGCGGCTGCCCGTAAGACCCGACGAGAGCCGGTGCGGGGGCACCGGCCCATTCGATCAGGGGGAACAGCCATGAAGAACCGCAGCGGCACCACGGCCCTCGCTCTGTCCGTCACCGCTGTCGCCGCGGCTGCCGGGGTGGGCCTGGCCGTTCTGCCGGGCGACGGCGACGACGGCGCGAGCAGCGTCCGCGAGAGCGCCGGCCACGGCAGCGCGCACGGGCACGCGGCACACGGCGCGGATGACGCCGCACCGGCGGGCGGGCTCGGTACGCTCAGCGGCTCGGACGTGAGCAGCGCCGGGGCCACGTTCTTCGCGGGCAGCCTCAACGGCGCCAACGAGGTGCCCGTGGCGGGCGGTCCCGCCGTGGGCGACAAGGACGGCAAGGCGCTCGCGCTGATGCGGATCAAGGGCACCAAGGTGTCCTTCGCCTTCAGCTTCCGGGGCATCGCGACACCCACGGCCGCGCATATCCACCAGGGCGTCAGGGGGAAGAACGGCGACATCAAGATCCCGTTCTTCGCGAAGAAGGCCGAGGGCGGCCGTACGACCGTGACCGGAAAGGTGACGGTCAAGGACAAGCAGCTGCTCAACACGCTGCGTACCGACCCGAACGGCTTCTACTTCAACCTGCACACCGGCGAGTTCCCCGGCGGCGCCGTGCGCGGACAGGTCCACAAGCTGGCCACGAAGGCCAACATGCACCGGATGCTGAGCAGTTCGCGGTACGGCGTGATCAAGGGTTCGCAGGTCTACGCCTGCACCAAGCAGGACGACGGCAAGTTCGCGCTCACACAGAACAACGTGCGGGCACGGCTGGAGGGGCGTATCGCCCACCGCTTCGCCAAGCCCGGCCCGGCGGGCCCGCCCGCGTGGGTGGCCTCCGACGGCTCGGACGTCACCGGCAAGCTCCTCTCCAAGATCCCGAACGGCACGAAGAACATCCCGGAACTGGACCTGGCGGCCAAGCAGGCCGGCAAGCACAGCGGCAAGTTCTCGCGGACGACGGAGATCCTGCGCCTCAACACCGAGCGCGGGGTGGCGCCTTCGGGCACCTGCGACCCGAAGAAGCAGCGGAAGGTGGCCGTGCCGTACCGGGCCGACTACGTCTTCATCAACCGCTGACCCGTTGACGAAGGGCCTGCGGCCCCGGCCCCGGGCACCCCGGCCGGGGCTCAAGTCCCCGCTGCCCGGGTGCACATAGCGACACCCCCGTCCGGGGCGTGACGCCAGTGTGGCGCGCGGGCACCCTCCGTAGCGTCATTGGCATGACGACGCCCACGAGGTACCCCACCGCGACCGACGCCCGATTCGACGCCCGCTCCGCCGGCGGCCCGCACTCGCCCGAGGCCCTGCGCCTGGTCAAGGTCAGCAAGGTATACGGCAGCGCGGATGCCGACGGCGGCAACGCCGTCACCGCGCTGAACGAGGTGACGCTGAGCCTGCCCTCCGGCAGCTTCACCGCCGTGATGGGCCCCTCCGGCTCCGGCAAGTCCACGCTGCTCCAGTGCGCGGCCGGGCTGGAGCGGCCCGACCACGGGCTGGTGATGGTGGACGGCGCCGAGATGACGGGCGGCAGCGAGGCGGAGCTGACGAAGTTCCGGCGCAAGCGGATCGGCTTCATCTTCCAGGAGTACAACCTCCTGCCGACGCTCACCGTCGAGGAGAACACCACACTCCCGCTGAAGCTGGCCGGCCGACGCGTCAACCGAAGGCATGCCCGCGAGGTCCTCGGACAGGTCGGCCTCGGGGACCGCCTCGGCCACCTGCCCGAGCAGCTCTCCGGCGGCCAGCAGCAGCGCGTCGCCATCGCCCGCGCGCTGGTGGCCGAGCCGAACGTGATCTTCGCGGACGAGCCCACCGGCGCGCTGGACATGCGCAGCGCCCGCGAGGTGCTGGGCCTGCTCCAGCAGACGGTGCGCGCGTTCGGGCGGACGGTCGTGATGGTGACCCACGACCCGGTCGCCGCCTCGTACGCGGACGCCGTGCAGTTCCTGGCCGACGGGCGGCTGGCGGGGGTGCTGACCTCGCCGACCGTCGATGCCGTCGCCGAGCGGCTCGCGCACCTGGGCGACGCCCTGGAAGCACCGGCAGCGCAGCGCCCCGCCGACCCCCGTTCGACGTCCACGGCCATCCCGGCCTCCGCGACCTCTCCCACCGCCCCTGCCCAGCCCTTCGGAGCCTGACATGTTCTCCCTGGCCCTGCGCTCCGTGCGCAAGCGTCCGGGCCGGTTCGTCGCCACGCTGCTGGCGGCCTTCCTGGGCGCGACGATCACCATGGCGTTCAACTCGCTGCACGACACGGCCGGCACGGCCGGGATCGACGCCGCCGGCGAGGAGACGCTGACGCTCTCCGCGAGCGTCGTCGGCGGCTACGGCACCCTGCTCGTCTTCTCCGCGCTCGCCTCCACGCTCACCGTCAACGTGCGGCAGCGCGCCTCGGAGATCAGCCTGCTGCGGCGCACCGGCGCCACCCCGGCGCAGATCAAGCGCATGGTGGTCGGCGAGGCCGCGGTCGTCGCACTCGTGGGCTGGGCGCTGGCACTGGTGCCCGCGATGTTCGGCGGGCGGGCGCTGCTGTGGATGTTCCAGGACAGCGGTCAGGTCGCGGACAGCGTCGACCCGGTGTTCGGGCCGGTCGGGGTCTCCGCGGGTCTGTCCATCACCCTGCTGGCCGCCGTGGGTGCCTCCTTCCTCGCCGTACGCCGCGCCACCCGCGCCCTGGCCGGTGCGAAGGCTCCCCGGGGACGGCTGCGCGCCGCCGCGGGAGCCGGGGCCCTGCTCCTGGGCGCCGGCGGCCTCGCGGCGACCTTCGCGATCGACTCGGACGAGCCCGCGCTGATGGCGGCGCCCGGCTATGGCGCGATCATGCTGTCGGTCGGCTTCGCGACGCTGGCACCGGCGCTGATGCGTGGGCTGCTGGCCGTGCTGGGGCGCCCGGTGGCCGCGCTCACCGGCGCCGGTGGCTATCTGGCGGTGCTCAACACCCGCCGCAGGGCTGCCCAGTTGAGCGGGGTGCTGATGCCGCTCATCCTGTTCACCGGGATCGCCACCGCGACGGTGTCCATGCAGCTGATCAACAACGCGGTGATCGACGCGTCCGGGCTCACCCGCACGGTCGAGGACAAGAACCTGGAGACGGTCAACCTCGTCGTCGTCGGGATCATCGGCGTCTTCTGCTGCGTCATGCTGATCAACACCCTGTACGCGTCGACGACGTACCGCGGCGGCGAGTTCGGCCGCCAGCGGCTGGCCGGGGCCACCCCGCGCCAGGTCCTGCGTACGGTCGGAGTCGAAGGCGCCCTGCTCACGGCGGTCGGTGTCTTCTTCGGCACGGTGGCCGGGCTGAGCGGCACGCTGGTCTTCCACGCGGCCCGCACCGACAGCGTGTCCCTGCCCGGCAGCATCCCCGGCGTCTTCGCCGGCACGGCGGCCGTCGCGGCGGCGGCCACCTTGGTCACCGTCGTCGCGACAGCCCGCCGCACCCTGCGCACCCCGGCGGTGAACGCCGTGACGGTGGCCGCGTGAGACCTGCGGCCACCGCCCCGGCGGCAACTCGGGTCAAAGCCCCGGCGGGCGTCTCAGCCGCCCGTCGGGTGGACGACCATCGCCGAGCCGCCGCCACGCCGGTCGGTCTCGGCCGCCGCCCGCCAGCGCCCACCGGGCAGCCGCTGGATGCCGGTGGCCGCGCCGATCTCCGGGTTGCTCTTGAACGAGTGCCCCAGCGCCTCCAGTTGACCGCGCACCTTGCTGTCCATCAGCTTCGGCTCCATCTCGGTCTGCGCGGCGTTGCGCTGACTGGCACGCGGCGCCGCGATGGCGTCGACCAGCGGCATGCCACGGTCCAGATGGTTGAGAAGCGTCTGGAGCACGGTCGTGATGATCGTCGCGCCGCCCGGGGAGCCCAGCGCCAGCACCGGCTTGCCGCCCTTGAGCACCACCGTCGGGGACATCGAGGAGCGGGGCCGCTTGCCGGGGCCCGGCAGGTTCGGGTCGTGCGCGCCGGGCGTGGCGGGCACGGCGGAGAAATCCGTCAGCTCGTTGTTCAGCAGGAAGCCGCGGCCCGGCACGGTGATGCCGCTGCCGCCGGTCTGCTCGATGGTGAGGGTGTAGGCGACGACGTTGCCCCACTTGTCGGACGCCGTCAGATGCGTGGTGTTCTCCCCCTCGTAGGTGGTGGCGGCCCGCTCGTCCTTGTCGCCCTCGTCGCACTGCTGCGGATCGCGCGGATCGCCGGGCGCCAGCGGGCTCTTGAGGGCCTTGCCGTCGTCGATCAGGCAGGCGCGGGAGTCCGCGAAGCGCTGCGAGACCAGTTCCTTGGTGGGCACGTCCTCCTGGGAGGGGTCGCCCACCCAGCGGCCACGGTCGGCGAAGGCGATACGGCTCGCCTCCAGATACCGGTGCAGGTACTGCTTCTCGCTCATGCCGCGCAGATCGCCGCGCTCCAGGATGTTCAGCGCCTCGGCCACGCTGGTGCCGCCCGAGGACGAGGGCGCCATCCCGTACACGTCCAGGCCCCGGTAGTCGGTACGCGTCGGCTTCTGCGAGCGCGTCGCGTACGCCTTGAGGTCCTTCGCCGTCATGTCCCCGGGCCGCACGGTGCGGCTCGCGCCGTCGGCGACCGGGGGCTTGCGTACGGTCCGCACGAGGTCGCGGCCCAGCTCGCCCTTGTAGAGCGCGTCGGTGCCCTTGCGGGACAGCTCCTCGTAGGTGCGGGCCAGATCGGGGTTCTTGAGGGTCGAGCCCGCCTCGGGGAGCTTGCCGCCCGGCAGGAAGAGGTCGGCGGTCGCCGGGAAGTCCCGGAACCGCGCCTCGTTGTCGGCCGTCTGCTTGCGGAAGGTCTCATCCACGGTGAACCCTTGGCGCGCCAGCCGCGTGGCCGGCTTCAGCGCCTGCTCCAGCGACTTGTTGCCGTACTCGCGCAGGGCCGTGTCCCACGTCGCCGGGGTGCCCGGCGTCCCGACGCCGAGGCCGCTGGTGACCGCCTCCTCGAAGGGAATCGCCTTCCCGTCCTCGGTGAGCAGATCCTTGTCCGCGCTGAGCGGGGCCTTCTCGCGGCCGTCGATGGTGTGCACCTTGCGGGTGGCCGCGTCGTAATACACGAAGTACCCGCCCCCGCCGACCCCCGCGGAGTACGGCTCCGTCACCCCGAGCGCAGCCGCCGTCGCCACGGCGGCGTCGGCGGCGGTCCCGCCACGCTTGAGCACCTCGATGCCGGCCGCGGAGGCGTCGGCGTCAACACTTGACACGGCGCCCCCGTAACCGGTGGCGACGGGGGCCTTGACGGGTCCGTCTCCTTGGTTCCCCCCGCTTGCGGCGGGAGCGGCGGGCGCGGCCCCGAGAAGCCCGCCCATGAGAGCGGTAACCCCCAGCCCGGCGGCCCACCGCGCACGTACCCGCCTCGCACCGGTGCCCGACCGCCGGTCACCGCCGCCGGGCGTCCCGCCGTCGCGGCGGGAAGAGGAGGACGTTCCGGCGCGATGGCGCGAAGAGGGGGACGACCCAGCGTCGCGGCGGGAGAAAGGGGCGCCGTCGCCGTCGCGGCGTTGGGCGTCAGGGGGTGTCATCCGGGACCTCCTTGGCGATGATCCGCGTCAGCGTAGCCCGCTTGATGCGGATGCGTCAGTACCACCACGGTCGGGGCGACAGCCATCGGCTCCCACCGGCCCGGAAGGGCCGAGACGTACCGCCACGGACGGCGGCGGCAACCCCGTCGGCCTCCACCGGCCCACCAGGGCCGTGAGGCACAAATGGGGCGGCCACCAATCCCAGCGAGGTCACCCTGCCCGGCAGGGCTTACGCTGCCGCGTCATGGATGACTACCTCCGGGAGATCGTGCTGGGCGTCATAGCCGCGGCGGTCACCGCGACAGCGGGCTGGTTCGCGCGTACGTACCTGTGGCGGCGCAGGCTGCGCCGTAAGCAGCGGTTCTTCGGGATGCCGGAGCACTCCGAGTGTCTGCTCGTGGTCAACAGGGACGCGGGGACCAGCGAATGGGCGGTCGCCCGCAACGACGTGTTCGCGCTCCTGGAGCTGTCCGCGCTCATCAAGGACTGCGGCGCCAACGCCGACGTCGTCGCGCACGACGCGGCGCAGCAGGGCTTCGGCGAGCGTACGGAGTTCTGCCTCGGGGGGCCTGTCTCGAACCGGCGTATGGCCGCGCACCTTCAGTCGCTCCTGCCCGGGGTGCAGGTGAACACCGAGGCGGAGCCGGGCCCGGACCGGGGAGCCTTCGCCATCGGGAGCGAGCGCTACCGGCTGGAGAACGGCACCGCCGAGCACGTGCTGCTCGCCCGGCTGACGGCGGGCCAGAGCGAGAACGTGCGGCCCGTCTTCCTGATCTGCGGGCAGCGCTCGATCACCAATCAGGCGGCGGCCCGCTATCTGGCCCGCAACCATGTGCGGCTCGCCCGTAAGCACGGACAGAACGGCAACTTCTGTCTGCTGCTGAAGGTCGTCAACTCCCAGGCGTACGGCCCCGACGTGGTGGAGCTGCTCGCCGATGTGACCCGCGCGGCCACGACCCCCCGCAGGGGCGGCCACCGCGCGCTGTGAGGCATCCGCCGGGGGGCCGGGCCGGTGGGAGTCAGGCCGGTCCCCGGCCGCCGGGCATCGTGGGGCCCGCCGCGGCGGGGGCGACGGCGACGGCCTCGTTCTTGACGTTGCCCCGCTCGCGCCGGGCCACCCAGGTCGCGAACCAGCTCAGGAGCATGCACAGGCCGATGTAGATCGCCGAGATCACGATGACGACGGGGATGAACGGCATCGTGTAGTCCATGTTGATCGCGATCAGCCGCCCGGCGTGCAGGAACTCCTCGTAGGTGATCAGGTATCCCAGCGAGGTGTCCTTCAGCGCGACGACGAGCTGGCTGATGATCGTCGGCAGCATGGCCCGTACCGCCTGCGGCACCAGGACGAGGGTCATCACCTGGGTCTTGCGCATGCCCAGCGCGTAGGCCGCCTCGCGCTGGCCCCGGTCCACGGAGCGCACCCCGGAGCGGAAGACCTCGGCGAGGACGGAGCCGTTGTAGAGGGTCAGCCCGGCCACGAGCGCGGGCAGCGGCTGGATCTGGAGGGCGACGAAGATGAAGAAGATCATCACCAGCACGGGCATGGCCCGGAAGAACTCCACCAGCAGCGTGCTCACCCACCGCACGGGCGCGTGCTCCGACAGCCGCCCGGCGGCCAGCACCCCGCCGAGCGCCAGCGCGAGCACGGCGGCCATGGCGAATGCCTTGAGCGTGTTTCCCAGGCCCCGCAGCAGCAGTTCCTGGATGCCCTCGTAGCCGAAGGGCCGCCATTTGACGTACGAGAACTGACCCGTATCGACAAGGAGATAGATCACCCACGCCGCCAGCACCGCGAGCGCGAGCGTGGCGAGCAGCCCGTAGCCCAGGTGCCGGGCGCGGGCGCGCGGCCCGGGGATGTCGTAGAGCGCGGAGGAACTGTTCCGCGGCGCCCGCTTCGGGGAGCGTACGGAGGCCGCCGGGGCGCCGGAAGCGCCTGACGGGCCGGGGGATCCGGGGGAGCCCGGTGAGCCGGGCGACGGCGAGGAGGCGGGCGTGGTCATCGGGCGGCTCCCCAGCGCCGTTCCATCGCATGGAAGAGCGCGCTGATGGCGAGGGTCAGGATCAGATAGCCGAGCGCGATCCAGACGAAGCTCCAGATGACGCTGTAGCCGTTCTCGTTGAGCGTCTTGTAGGTGCTCAGCAGCTCGACGACGCTGAAGGAACCCGCGATCGCGGAGTTCTTGGCGAGCGCGATGAGCGTGGAGCCCACCGGGGCGATGACGGTGCGGAGCGCCTGCGGCAGCACCACCGTGCTCAGCGTCTGACCGAAGGTCATGCCCAGGCAGCGGGCCGCCTCGCCCTGGCCGAGCGGCACGGTGTTGATGCCCGAGCGCACCGCCTCGCAGATGAAGGAGGAGGTGTAGCAGCCCAGCGCCAGCACCGCGAACAGCTCGAACGGCAGCTCGACGCCGAAGCGCGGCAGCCCCAGCAGCATCGCGAAGAACAGCAGCGTGAGCGGAGTGTTGCGCAACACCGTCACCCAGACGGTGCCCACCCAGCGCAGCGCCGCCACGGGGGCCACCCGGAAGCCCGCCATGATCACCCCCACGGCGAGGGCCAGCAGCGAGGAGTAGAAGGTGAGTCTCAGGGTGCCGAGAAAGCCCTCGCCGTAGAGGGAGAAATTCTGTGTCAGTACGTCCATGGAGGCGCTCGCTTCCTCTCAGCTCGTCAGCGCGCGATCGATGCGGGGAGGCTTGGGCGCGGGCACACCGGAGAGGCCGAGCGTGACGTCGTAGGCCCGCTTCCAGTCGCCATCGCGCTCCCGCGCGGTGATCGCCTTGTCGAGCGCCCGGGCGAGCGCGCGGTCGGTGCGCGGGACGCCGACGCCGTAGGGCTCCTCGGAGAACGCCTTGCCGACGACCTTGAGGTGCCGGGGGTCCTTGGCCGCGTAGCCGAGCAGGATCGTGTCGTCGGTGGTGACGGCGTCGACCTGGTTGTTGAGCAGGTTGTCGACGCAGATCGCATAGCTGTCGTAAGCGACGGGCACGGCGCGCGGGTAGTCGTCCTGGATGCGCTGGAGCGGGGTGGAGCCCACGGCCGAGCAGATCTTCTTCCCGGACATGTCCCGCGGTCCCCGCAGCCGCTTCTCACCGGCCCGCACCAGCAGCTTCTGGCCGGCGATGTAGTAGGGCCCGGCGAAGCCGACGAGCTTCTTGCGGCCGGGGTTGATGGTGTAGGTGCCCACGTAGTAGTCGATCTGGCCGTTCTGGAGGGCGGTTTCCCGGTTGGCGGAGGCGATGGCCTTGAACTGGATGCCGCTCTTGGGGTCGAAGCCCAGGGAGGCCGCGAGCATCTCGGCGATCTCCACGTCGAAGCCCGAGTAGACGCCGGTGGCCGGGTTCATCTCGCCCATGCCGGGCTGGTCCTCCTTGACGCCGATGGTCAGCTGCCCGCGCTGCTTCGCGCTCTTCCAGGTGGGCGAGGAGGGCAGCGAGAAGCCGGTGTCGACGGCGTAGTGCGGCAGCCTGCCGGCCTGGGGGCCGCGCGCCGGAGGGCTGCCGACGGCGCCGCAGGCGGTGACCGCGAGGACGAGGGAGACGGTCGCGGCGAGGCGGCCGGCCGCGGTGAGGCGGCCGGTCACAGCGACGTGGGCGGTCGCGGCGAGGCGGACTCTCATGGCGAGGCGGCCTGGAGTGTGGATACGCATGACGGCCCCCTCTCAGTGCT
This sequence is a window from Streptomyces sp. NBC_01775. Protein-coding genes within it:
- a CDS encoding sulfite exporter TauE/SafE family protein, encoding MTAWEMLAVFVAGIGAGTINTVVGSGTLVTFPVLLATGLPPVTATVSNALGLIPGSISGAIGYRKELEGQARRILKLSVGALLGGLTGATLLLVLPATAFERIVPVLVGLALVLVVLQPAIKEKVRRRRASADSPVRPDGGPLLFAGLTLASVYGGYFSAAQGILYVSWMGILLDETLQRLNALKNVLVAVVNAVAALFFLFVADFDWTAVALIAVGSALGGQIGAKVGGRLSPTVLRALIVTVGTVAIVQLVVH
- a CDS encoding zf-HC2 domain-containing protein; its protein translation is MTTQNSPGSAAEPVQHTDVAAYALGVLDAADAELFEEHLAGCDRCAVELESVTALTPFLAEHAWHGGPPPTPDGPPPELLDRLLASTAAEADAERRRRGTRRLWLVAAVFALIVGGPLAVLAVSGDDGDSRSQHFASPARQMYEHGEKIGTVDASTKIRATVSLEKKPWGTHVALKLGDLRGPLECELIAVGENGKKQTVTTWAVPRHGYGIKGTKWDEPLYTHGGAAFSRSDLARLEVRTLDGRRLATIDV
- a CDS encoding sigma-70 family RNA polymerase sigma factor; protein product: MRALYDEHAGPLLAFVLRLVAGDRHRAEDVVQETLLRAWRNSEQLGRATGSVRPWLVTVARRIVIDGHRVQQSRPREVDPAPLEELPAPDEIDRTLRMMTISDAMTDLSSSHREALIETYFKGRTVNEAAGVLRIPPGTVRSRVYYALRALKLSLEERGVTP
- a CDS encoding CHRD domain-containing protein — its product is MKNRSGTTALALSVTAVAAAAGVGLAVLPGDGDDGASSVRESAGHGSAHGHAAHGADDAAPAGGLGTLSGSDVSSAGATFFAGSLNGANEVPVAGGPAVGDKDGKALALMRIKGTKVSFAFSFRGIATPTAAHIHQGVRGKNGDIKIPFFAKKAEGGRTTVTGKVTVKDKQLLNTLRTDPNGFYFNLHTGEFPGGAVRGQVHKLATKANMHRMLSSSRYGVIKGSQVYACTKQDDGKFALTQNNVRARLEGRIAHRFAKPGPAGPPAWVASDGSDVTGKLLSKIPNGTKNIPELDLAAKQAGKHSGKFSRTTEILRLNTERGVAPSGTCDPKKQRKVAVPYRADYVFINR
- a CDS encoding ABC transporter ATP-binding protein yields the protein MTTPTRYPTATDARFDARSAGGPHSPEALRLVKVSKVYGSADADGGNAVTALNEVTLSLPSGSFTAVMGPSGSGKSTLLQCAAGLERPDHGLVMVDGAEMTGGSEAELTKFRRKRIGFIFQEYNLLPTLTVEENTTLPLKLAGRRVNRRHAREVLGQVGLGDRLGHLPEQLSGGQQQRVAIARALVAEPNVIFADEPTGALDMRSAREVLGLLQQTVRAFGRTVVMVTHDPVAASYADAVQFLADGRLAGVLTSPTVDAVAERLAHLGDALEAPAAQRPADPRSTSTAIPASATSPTAPAQPFGA
- a CDS encoding ABC transporter permease, with the translated sequence MFSLALRSVRKRPGRFVATLLAAFLGATITMAFNSLHDTAGTAGIDAAGEETLTLSASVVGGYGTLLVFSALASTLTVNVRQRASEISLLRRTGATPAQIKRMVVGEAAVVALVGWALALVPAMFGGRALLWMFQDSGQVADSVDPVFGPVGVSAGLSITLLAAVGASFLAVRRATRALAGAKAPRGRLRAAAGAGALLLGAGGLAATFAIDSDEPALMAAPGYGAIMLSVGFATLAPALMRGLLAVLGRPVAALTGAGGYLAVLNTRRRAAQLSGVLMPLILFTGIATATVSMQLINNAVIDASGLTRTVEDKNLETVNLVVVGIIGVFCCVMLINTLYASTTYRGGEFGRQRLAGATPRQVLRTVGVEGALLTAVGVFFGTVAGLSGTLVFHAARTDSVSLPGSIPGVFAGTAAVAAAATLVTVVATARRTLRTPAVNAVTVAA
- the ggt gene encoding gamma-glutamyltransferase, which translates into the protein MGGLLGAAPAAPAASGGNQGDGPVKAPVATGYGGAVSSVDADASAAGIEVLKRGGTAADAAVATAAALGVTEPYSAGVGGGGYFVYYDAATRKVHTIDGREKAPLSADKDLLTEDGKAIPFEEAVTSGLGVGTPGTPATWDTALREYGNKSLEQALKPATRLARQGFTVDETFRKQTADNEARFRDFPATADLFLPGGKLPEAGSTLKNPDLARTYEELSRKGTDALYKGELGRDLVRTVRKPPVADGASRTVRPGDMTAKDLKAYATRSQKPTRTDYRGLDVYGMAPSSSGGTSVAEALNILERGDLRGMSEKQYLHRYLEASRIAFADRGRWVGDPSQEDVPTKELVSQRFADSRACLIDDGKALKSPLAPGDPRDPQQCDEGDKDERAATTYEGENTTHLTASDKWGNVVAYTLTIEQTGGSGITVPGRGFLLNNELTDFSAVPATPGAHDPNLPGPGKRPRSSMSPTVVLKGGKPVLALGSPGGATIITTVLQTLLNHLDRGMPLVDAIAAPRASQRNAAQTEMEPKLMDSKVRGQLEALGHSFKSNPEIGAATGIQRLPGGRWRAAAETDRRGGGSAMVVHPTGG
- a CDS encoding amino acid ABC transporter permease: MTTPASSPSPGSPGSPGSPGPSGASGAPAASVRSPKRAPRNSSSALYDIPGPRARARHLGYGLLATLALAVLAAWVIYLLVDTGQFSYVKWRPFGYEGIQELLLRGLGNTLKAFAMAAVLALALGGVLAAGRLSEHAPVRWVSTLLVEFFRAMPVLVMIFFIFVALQIQPLPALVAGLTLYNGSVLAEVFRSGVRSVDRGQREAAYALGMRKTQVMTLVLVPQAVRAMLPTIISQLVVALKDTSLGYLITYEEFLHAGRLIAINMDYTMPFIPVVIVISAIYIGLCMLLSWFATWVARRERGNVKNEAVAVAPAAAGPTMPGGRGPA
- a CDS encoding amino acid ABC transporter permease yields the protein MDVLTQNFSLYGEGFLGTLRLTFYSSLLALAVGVIMAGFRVAPVAALRWVGTVWVTVLRNTPLTLLFFAMLLGLPRFGVELPFELFAVLALGCYTSSFICEAVRSGINTVPLGQGEAARCLGMTFGQTLSTVVLPQALRTVIAPVGSTLIALAKNSAIAGSFSVVELLSTYKTLNENGYSVIWSFVWIALGYLILTLAISALFHAMERRWGAAR